From Streptomyces sp. Edi4, one genomic window encodes:
- a CDS encoding MFS transporter, whose protein sequence is MSGTAQSPGRGPGTITTSVPARLDRLPWSRWHWMIVIGLGTVWILDGLEVTVVGNIASRLSEDGSGLAITDAQVTGLGAALYVAGACCGALFFGWLTDRFGRKKLFLVTLAVYLAATAMTALSFTAWWFFLFRFLTGFGIGGEYAAINSAIDELIPSKYRGRVDLIINGSYWLGAMGGALLSVLALNTDLLPKNIGWRLTFALGVVLGLVILLVRRHVPESPRWMFIHGREEGAEQLLDDVERTVEQEKGERLPEPGSSITIEQRTSVGFWEIARTLFSSYPKRAVLGFALFIGQAFLYNAITFGFSSILVKFFAVSSGSTGYFFAVIAFGNFLGPLFLGKLFDTVGRRRMIAGTYVLSGALLFVTAWFFAQGWLNATTMTACWCVVLFFASAGASSAYLTVSEIFPMETRAMAIAFFYAIGTAAGGISGPLVFSALTSSGVVADAVLAFSIGAALMTAAGVVAAFLAIDAEGKSLEDIAAPLSARLGAQGEKATPPAAPAG, encoded by the coding sequence ATGAGCGGTACGGCGCAGAGTCCCGGGCGGGGGCCGGGGACCATCACCACCTCGGTGCCGGCCAGGCTCGACCGGCTCCCCTGGTCGCGCTGGCACTGGATGATCGTCATCGGGCTCGGCACCGTGTGGATCCTGGACGGGCTCGAGGTCACCGTCGTCGGGAACATCGCGAGCCGCCTCTCCGAGGACGGCAGCGGTCTCGCGATCACCGACGCCCAGGTCACCGGCCTGGGCGCCGCGCTGTATGTGGCCGGCGCCTGCTGCGGGGCGCTGTTCTTCGGCTGGCTCACCGACCGGTTCGGACGCAAGAAGCTGTTCCTGGTCACCCTCGCGGTCTATCTCGCCGCGACCGCGATGACCGCTCTGTCCTTCACGGCGTGGTGGTTCTTCCTGTTCCGCTTCCTGACCGGTTTCGGCATCGGTGGTGAGTACGCGGCGATCAACTCCGCCATCGACGAACTGATCCCGAGCAAGTACCGCGGCCGGGTGGACCTCATCATCAACGGAAGCTACTGGCTCGGTGCCATGGGCGGCGCGCTGCTGTCGGTGCTCGCCCTCAACACCGACCTGCTGCCGAAGAACATCGGCTGGCGCCTCACCTTCGCCCTCGGTGTGGTGCTCGGTCTCGTCATCCTGCTGGTGCGCCGCCATGTGCCGGAGAGCCCGCGGTGGATGTTCATCCACGGCCGTGAGGAGGGCGCGGAGCAGCTGCTCGACGACGTGGAGCGCACGGTGGAGCAGGAGAAGGGCGAGCGGCTGCCGGAGCCCGGGAGCTCGATCACCATCGAGCAGCGCACCAGCGTGGGCTTCTGGGAGATCGCCCGGACCCTGTTCAGCTCCTACCCCAAGCGCGCGGTGCTCGGCTTCGCCCTCTTCATCGGGCAGGCCTTCCTCTACAACGCGATCACCTTCGGCTTCAGCTCGATTTTGGTGAAGTTCTTCGCCGTGTCGAGCGGCAGCACCGGCTACTTCTTCGCCGTGATCGCCTTCGGCAACTTCCTCGGCCCGCTCTTCCTCGGCAAGCTGTTCGACACGGTCGGCCGCCGCCGGATGATCGCCGGCACCTATGTGCTCTCGGGCGCGCTGCTCTTCGTCACCGCGTGGTTCTTCGCGCAGGGGTGGCTCAACGCGACCACGATGACGGCGTGCTGGTGTGTGGTGCTGTTCTTCGCGTCGGCGGGCGCGAGTTCGGCGTACCTGACGGTGAGTGAGATCTTCCCGATGGAGACCCGCGCGATGGCGATCGCCTTCTTCTACGCGATCGGCACGGCCGCGGGCGGCATCTCGGGGCCGCTGGTGTTCTCCGCCCTGACGTCCAGCGGGGTGGTCGCTGACGCCGTCCTCGCATTCAGCATCGGCGCCGCGCTGATGACGGCGGCCGGCGTGGTGGCCGCGTTCTTGGCCATCGACGCCGAGGGCAAGTCCCTGGAGGACATCGCCGCCCCGCTCTCCGCGCGACTCGGCGCCCAGGGCGAGAAGGCGACCCCGCCGGCGGCGCCCGCCGGGTGA
- a CDS encoding NAD-dependent epimerase/dehydratase family protein codes for MNHTESNLHVVLGSGPAGATLAAELVRRGHPVRLVDRSGTLTAMTGVDRVKGDVSTLEGAAAAIAGAEVVYHCVNVAYHLQVDVMPRIQQAVLGAAEAAGARLVVLDTLYPYGQTHGDVMTEDTPWRATTLKGRMRAELDERYLAAHRGGRVRVALGRSADFVGPGVLNSTLGASVFLPALTSGEVLALGDIDLPHSYTDIRAVAAGLATLGESPRGDGRVWHLPTASALTTREVLGMIEDRVGAALKVVTLDEPRPFGPFDQVFMDAYAEMFYQHTEPQIMHSGAFEAAFGVTPVPMGDTLDATLTWYRELLAERG; via the coding sequence ATGAACCACACCGAAAGCAACCTGCACGTGGTCCTCGGCTCCGGTCCGGCCGGCGCCACGCTCGCCGCCGAGCTGGTCCGCCGGGGCCACCCGGTCCGCCTGGTCGACCGCTCCGGCACGCTCACCGCGATGACGGGTGTCGACCGCGTGAAGGGCGATGTGTCCACGCTCGAAGGGGCCGCCGCGGCCATCGCGGGAGCCGAAGTCGTCTACCACTGCGTCAACGTCGCCTATCACCTCCAGGTCGACGTCATGCCCCGTATCCAGCAGGCCGTGCTCGGCGCCGCCGAAGCGGCCGGGGCGCGCCTGGTCGTGCTCGACACGCTCTACCCGTACGGCCAGACGCACGGCGATGTCATGACCGAGGACACCCCCTGGCGCGCCACCACGCTCAAGGGCAGGATGCGCGCGGAACTCGACGAGAGGTACCTGGCCGCGCACCGGGGCGGCCGCGTCCGTGTGGCGCTCGGCCGGTCCGCCGACTTCGTCGGGCCCGGCGTCCTCAACTCCACGCTGGGCGCGTCCGTCTTCCTCCCGGCGCTGACCAGCGGCGAGGTATTGGCCCTGGGCGACATCGACCTGCCGCACAGCTACACCGACATCCGCGCGGTGGCCGCCGGGCTCGCCACGCTGGGCGAGAGTCCGCGCGGCGACGGGCGGGTGTGGCACCTTCCCACCGCGTCGGCCCTGACCACCCGTGAGGTGCTGGGCATGATCGAGGACCGCGTCGGCGCCGCGCTGAAGGTGGTCACCCTCGACGAGCCGCGCCCCTTCGGCCCGTTCGACCAGGTCTTCATGGACGCCTACGCCGAGATGTTCTACCAGCACACCGAGCCGCAGATCATGCACTCGGGGGCCTTCGAGGCCGCCTTCGGCGTCACCCCCGTCCCGATGGGCGACACCCTGGACGCCACTTTGACGTGGTACCGCGAGCTGCTTGCCGAGCGTGGGTGA
- a CDS encoding organic hydroperoxide resistance protein → MDALYTAVATANGREGRTVSSDGRLDLPLAFPPALGGNGEGTNPEQLFAAGYAACFASAMGSVARQLRLDVKDVSVTAEVGIGKDPADGGFGIGVVMRVELPGHLEGESGAKLVELTHAACPYSKATRGNIPFEIVIE, encoded by the coding sequence ATGGACGCGCTCTACACCGCGGTGGCGACCGCCAATGGCCGCGAGGGCCGCACCGTCAGCTCCGACGGCCGGCTCGACCTGCCGCTCGCCTTCCCGCCTGCCCTCGGGGGCAACGGCGAGGGCACCAACCCCGAGCAGCTGTTCGCCGCCGGGTACGCCGCCTGCTTCGCCAGCGCGATGGGCTCCGTCGCGCGTCAGCTGCGGCTGGACGTCAAGGACGTCTCGGTGACCGCCGAGGTGGGCATCGGCAAGGACCCCGCCGACGGCGGCTTCGGCATCGGAGTCGTCATGCGGGTGGAGCTGCCCGGGCACCTCGAGGGCGAGAGCGGCGCCAAGCTCGTGGAGCTCACCCACGCCGCCTGCCCCTACTCCAAGGCGACCCGGGGCAACATCCCCTTCGAGATCGTCATCGAGTAG